Genomic window (Paenibacillus sp. 37):
TCAAGGACCTCAGCATCCGGGGCTTTCTCGCGAATGTTCTGAGCGGATGTGGAGCCTTTCACCGCGAGTACTTTCACTCCGCTGAGGCTTTCCAGGCCGGTAATCGCACTGTCGTTTTTCACCAGCAGGGATTGGCCTGCTTCAAAATAAACATCACTGAAATCCACCTGTTCTTTACGCTCATCCGTAATTGTCATTGTGGCGATGATGATATCGATGTCTCCATTTTGCAGCATGGGAATGCGCGTCTTGGAAGTGACCTCTTTCAGCTCGACCTTTGTCTCATCTCCAAGGATCTGTTTGGCGAGTGCCTTGGCGATATCAATATCGAATCCTTCAACGTTGCCACTTGCGGGATCTTTCAAGCCAAACAGCTTCGTATCGTATTTCACACCGGCGATGAGCTTGCCGCGTTCCTTAATCTGCTCTATTGTTCCTTTGGCTACGGCATCTCCGCCAGAACCGCCACTACCGCCGCTACTGCTATTCTCCTCACCTGTACTGCAACCGGACAATACAAGCGAGAGAATGAGGACAAGCATAAATGATGGCCATTTCAATAATTTCTTCATGAATAAAGACCCCTTTCAAAATGGAATAGTGGATTATTCTCAATGATGAATCAGACGGCTCAGGAATTGCTGTGCTCGTTCTTCTCTGGGGTTGTCAAAAAATTCAGCAGCGTTGGCCTCTTCTACAATTCGGCCTTCGTCCATGAAGATGACCCGGTCCGCAACTTCGCGGGCGAATCCCATCTCATGGGTAACAACGACCATGGTCATGCCATTATGGGCAAGGGAACGCATAACATCGAGGACTTCCCCGATCATCTCGGGATCGAGAGCAGAGGTAGGTTCGTCAAAAAGCATGATTTTGGGCTCCATGGCGAGTCCTCTGGCGATGGCTACCCGTTGTTGCTGTCCACCGGACAACTGGGAGGGATAACTGTCTGCTTTGTCGGCAATGCCCACCCGGGTCAGATACTTCATTGCTGTTGCGGCTGCCTGTTCTTTGGGTTGTTTGCGCACCTTCATGGGTGCAAGGGTAATGTTATCGATGACTTTTTTGTGAGGATAAAGATTGAAGTGTTGAAATACCATGCCGATGTCACGGCGGAAGAGGTTAATGTCCACCTTTTTCTGATGTAGAGGGACCCCACTGACAACAAGTTCGCCTTCGGTAATGGTCTCCAGGCGGTTAATACAGCGGAGTAATGTGCTTTTGCCGGAGCCGGAAGGTCCGATAATGACGACGACTTCTCCTTCTTCAATGTGAAGATGGATATCCTTGAGGACATGAAAATGACCGAAATGCTTCTGGACACCCCTAAATTCAATCAAGAGTACACCCCATCCTTTCTGCAACGTCTGTGTGTAAAAGGGAGAATAAGGAATAAATTGAAACTAGTTATTTAATCATACATAGTCATCCTGCTTATGGCAATTGGTTTGTGATAAAACATGACATAAGTAATAGGTTACCTAGGGCTATAGCCAGAAAATATGTTATATATCTGTCATGTTATTAAATACCTTGTGACGAATCCTGACAGAAAAATGAATCTATTCTCCTAGTTGTTTTCCAACCTTTGGAATAGTTGTATAGAGTATACTGAAAGTGATGTTTGATTTATGACTCTGATTAACAAAACAAATAGCATCAAGTTCCACGTGTACATGGCAAGAAAGCTCAACCCTACATGTCATGCCATTGATATGATGGAGCGAGAGAGCGTCCGTTTGAACGCAAGTAAGGAAAGTAAAAGCAATGTATTGATCCCATAACAATTCCATTACATGTAGAGAGGATGATTCTGCACGATGAATACATATCACTCCCCAATGTCGACAGGAGCAAGTGCCCAGTCCGATGTTCGAGATTATGAAGCCAATTTGCCTGTCATTCCTGCTCAGGATTTTCAGCTTACAGACTATGGAGCTGTTGGAGACGGCGTAACAGATAATACGGAGATGTTCCGACTTGCCATCGCTTCGTGTGCTGAAGCAGGAGGTGGAAGAATCGTAATTCCTGCCGGGGTATGGCTCACAGGTCCGATTGTAATGCGCAGCCGTATCGAACTACATGTGGAAGCAGGGGCACTGGTTACATTTAGCCGAGATTTTGATCAATACCCATTAATTGCATCAAGCTTCGAAGGCTGGCAGGTGGTACGCTGCCAATCCCCGATCGATGGAGATCAACTGGAGGATATTGCGATTACTGGTGAGGGGATATGGGATGGCGGCGGGGAGGCATGGCGTCCGGTAAAACGCTCCAAAATGACCACTTCACAATGGAACCAATTGGTCGCTTCCGGTGGTGTTGTAGAGCAATCCGGCGGAGAGGAAGAAATCTGGTGGCCTACCACAGCTGCACTTGAGGGCGGCACTATCGCGAATCGAATGCATGAGGAGCAGGTACGTGATGTCGCTGCCTATGAAAAAGTCAGAGACTTTTTACGTCCCAACATGGTCAGTTTACGGAGATGTAACCGGGTATTGCTGGACGGTCCAACGTTCCAGAACTCGCCTGCATGGAATCTGCACCCCTGGGCATCTGAGCATGTCACCATTCGTAACGTGAGTGTGCGGAATCCGTGGTTTTCTCAGAATGGAGATGGGCTGGACATTGAATCCTGCCGTCATGTGGTAGTGGAGAATAGTGTATTCGATGTCGGTGATGATGCGATCTGTCTGAAATCAGGCAAGGATGCCGAAGGCCGTGAACTGGGTCTGCCATCGGAGTACATCACCATTCGGGATTGCACGGTGTATCACGGTCATGGCGGGTTTGTAATTGGCAGTGAAATGTCCGGCGGTGTGCGGCATGTGCGTGTGTCGGATTGTACGTTTATCGGCACGGACATAGGACTTCGCTTCAAAAGCGCACGTGGGCGCGGCGGAGTGGTTGAGGACATTCAGATTGAGCGCATATATATGAAAGATATCATTATGGAAGCCATCTCGTTTTCCTTTTTCTATGCAAATCAGGAAGGGTCTGCCCGGGGCAGTGATCTGTCTCAGGAGATTAGCGAAGAGACGCCGGTGTTCCGGGATATTCGAATATCGGATGTGGTCTGTGCCGGTGCTGACACTGCGTTGCTTGTGAGTGGATTGCCGGAACTGCCTTTGGATGGGGTGATCATCCAGCGTTACAACGTGCAAGCTCGCAGTGGTATCCAATGTGCTCATGCAAAACATCTGCATATCGCGGAATTGCAGGCGCAGATCACCGAAGGTCCGTTGGTTCATTTGCACCAGTGTAAAGGGGCCGAATTAGAGAGCATTCAGGGCAAAGGTGCAGATGGCCGACTTCTGATGGTGACTGGACACGAGTCCGCAGGCATTGTATGTCGTGAAGGCGATGCAGAAACTGAAGGTCGTCAGATCTCTGTGGGTCCTGAAGTACGAAGTGGCGTGATCATTCGCAGGTAAAAGGTATGTAGTAGGTTTATACAAGTTGGTCCAATTCAGCCGTAGTGGCGTAGCCATAGATCCAGTAATCGCAATGTCTTTTGATACTAAGGAGTACGTAAACTCTGGAGCGAGGCTACCCACTCGGCTTTTATATGAAGTTATCTGATGATCTACCGGTGTTCCTTGCGATAGCGCAGCGGTGTTGTACCGGTAACCTGTTTGAATGTTTTGTTAAAATGAGCCGTATGCTCAAATCCTACCTTCTCAGCGATCATCTGGACACGCTCTTGTGTGGACAGCAATCTTCGTTGTGCCTCCCGGACACGAACAACACGCAAATATTCGCTAAACCGAAACCCGGTAAAACGGCTGAACATTCGGCTCAGATAGGATGGACTGATATAAAAACGATTTGCTGCACCCTCCAGCGTAAGTGGTTGGGTGTAGTTGCTGTTCACATATGTAACGATTTCACTGATTTTGTCCTGCATCGGATGCAAAGGACCGGGGCATGATTGCCGAATATCCTCCTCCACCCGATGAATACGGATCAAAAGTTGGGCAAGCAGACTTCTGACCGCAATCTCATAGTGAGGGCGTCGCTCTTTGCATTCTTGCAGCATCTGCCACAATATACGCTCCATCTCGGGCTGCTCCGCTTCAGGCAGTCGAAGGAGTCTTGAACAATTAAAAGGCAACAGACCACATATGCCAAGCTCCATCCCCGTTGCAAAAGCAGGAGAAAAACCAATTAAAATCCGTTCGAAGCCAGGAATACTTCCTTTGGAGGTGCTATGTACATCGTTTGGGTTAATCAGAATAAAATCACCCTTGCGGGCAGACAGTATCTGACCATTCATGGAATAAACGCGTTCACCTTCAAGCAGGTAATACAGTTCGTAGAATGGATGAGCGTGAGGCTGAGGCATACCGTTCCCATCATGTCTGCGCATATGTTCAATGGTAAATGAATGTTCACCGATTCGATATTTGGGTCCAATCCGATCTTCTATGAGACTCATGGTACAGCTCCCCTCTGCTTCACGGATTAACAACGATATCCATATCATAACGGAACATCCATCTTTTTGTAAACGCTATCATTGGAAATGAAATATTTCTTTAATCATATGTAAAATACCGTGAGACCGAATCTGGCATGGCCCATATGTGCTGTCAAGGTGACAAAACTTGAATGATGTTTTAGAGTAGGGGGAGAGAGGCGAAACTCTGGTTAAGGAGTGTCTCCAATATGATGTAGAAGGAAGGAAACAGGTTATGACGACACATGAATTATCGCCATTGGTTGCTGCGCTTAATATGCAGCCTCACGTTGAAGGCGGTTGGTATAAGGAAGAATGGAAGGCATCTTATCAGATTCCACAGTCCGTTCTGCCGGATACATACTCCGGCCCACGATTCTCGGCAAGTTCCACGTATTTCCTGCTACACGCACATGAAATCTCCGAGTGGCATACGGTTCTGTCCGATGAACTTTGGCTGTGGCACAGCGGCAGTCCAGTTGAACTGAAGCTGGGCGGCAACGGAGAGAACCCGGAGAACGAGGAAGTTCTTGTTCTGGGTATGGATATTGCTGCAGGTCAATCACCACAGGTGCTCGTTCCAGCCGGCGTATGGCAGACAGCACGCCCGTTGGGTGATGAGCCTGTACTGGTCACTTGCGTAGTTGCGCCAGGTTTCCACTTTGATGATTTCAAGCTGGTATCCAAAAGCGAATAGGTTTTGATATGTGAAAATCCCGATTGGAGATGCTCAGAGCA
Coding sequences:
- a CDS encoding cupin domain-containing protein; translated protein: MTTHELSPLVAALNMQPHVEGGWYKEEWKASYQIPQSVLPDTYSGPRFSASSTYFLLHAHEISEWHTVLSDELWLWHSGSPVELKLGGNGENPENEEVLVLGMDIAAGQSPQVLVPAGVWQTARPLGDEPVLVTCVVAPGFHFDDFKLVSKSE
- a CDS encoding glycoside hydrolase family 28 protein, which gives rise to MNTYHSPMSTGASAQSDVRDYEANLPVIPAQDFQLTDYGAVGDGVTDNTEMFRLAIASCAEAGGGRIVIPAGVWLTGPIVMRSRIELHVEAGALVTFSRDFDQYPLIASSFEGWQVVRCQSPIDGDQLEDIAITGEGIWDGGGEAWRPVKRSKMTTSQWNQLVASGGVVEQSGGEEEIWWPTTAALEGGTIANRMHEEQVRDVAAYEKVRDFLRPNMVSLRRCNRVLLDGPTFQNSPAWNLHPWASEHVTIRNVSVRNPWFSQNGDGLDIESCRHVVVENSVFDVGDDAICLKSGKDAEGRELGLPSEYITIRDCTVYHGHGGFVIGSEMSGGVRHVRVSDCTFIGTDIGLRFKSARGRGGVVEDIQIERIYMKDIIMEAISFSFFYANQEGSARGSDLSQEISEETPVFRDIRISDVVCAGADTALLVSGLPELPLDGVIIQRYNVQARSGIQCAHAKHLHIAELQAQITEGPLVHLHQCKGAELESIQGKGADGRLLMVTGHESAGIVCREGDAETEGRQISVGPEVRSGVIIRR
- a CDS encoding amino acid ABC transporter ATP-binding protein encodes the protein MIEFRGVQKHFGHFHVLKDIHLHIEEGEVVVIIGPSGSGKSTLLRCINRLETITEGELVVSGVPLHQKKVDINLFRRDIGMVFQHFNLYPHKKVIDNITLAPMKVRKQPKEQAAATAMKYLTRVGIADKADSYPSQLSGGQQQRVAIARGLAMEPKIMLFDEPTSALDPEMIGEVLDVMRSLAHNGMTMVVVTHEMGFAREVADRVIFMDEGRIVEEANAAEFFDNPREERAQQFLSRLIHH
- a CDS encoding AraC family transcriptional regulator, giving the protein MSLIEDRIGPKYRIGEHSFTIEHMRRHDGNGMPQPHAHPFYELYYLLEGERVYSMNGQILSARKGDFILINPNDVHSTSKGSIPGFERILIGFSPAFATGMELGICGLLPFNCSRLLRLPEAEQPEMERILWQMLQECKERRPHYEIAVRSLLAQLLIRIHRVEEDIRQSCPGPLHPMQDKISEIVTYVNSNYTQPLTLEGAANRFYISPSYLSRMFSRFTGFRFSEYLRVVRVREAQRRLLSTQERVQMIAEKVGFEHTAHFNKTFKQVTGTTPLRYRKEHR
- a CDS encoding transporter substrate-binding domain-containing protein, encoding MKKLLKWPSFMLVLILSLVLSGCSTGEENSSSGGSGGSGGDAVAKGTIEQIKERGKLIAGVKYDTKLFGLKDPASGNVEGFDIDIAKALAKQILGDETKVELKEVTSKTRIPMLQNGDIDIIIATMTITDERKEQVDFSDVYFEAGQSLLVKNDSAITGLESLSGVKVLAVKGSTSAQNIREKAPDAEVLEFDNYQDAFTALKAGKGEALTTDNIILIGMQQTDNSFHLVGGNFTSEPYGMAIRKGDTAFVEEVNKLLKSMKDSGEYDTLHEKWLGSKPE